A portion of the Oscillatoria salina IIICB1 genome contains these proteins:
- the ychF gene encoding redox-regulated ATPase YchF gives MLRAGIVGLPNVGKSTLFNALVANAKADAANFPFCTIEPNVGVVAVPDERLNVLAKISDSQQIVPTRIEFVDIAGLVKGASQGEGLGNQFLANIREVDAIVHVVRCFDDENIIHVSGSVDPGRDIEVINLELALADLAQVERRIERVRKQARANKDAQVELELLQRISAALNEGKSARQVSLTDEEEVTVKPLGLLTKKPIIYAANVAEDDLATGNDWVEEVRQVAKQENAKVVVVSAQVEAELVEIPEEERADYLESLGVEEGGLKSLIGATYELLGLRTYLTTGEKETRAWTINAGMKAPQAAGVIHTDFERGFIRAETVAYEDLVAAGSMAAAREKGLLRSEGKDYVVQEGDVMLFRFNV, from the coding sequence ATGCTGAGAGCTGGAATTGTCGGACTACCTAATGTTGGTAAATCTACCTTATTTAATGCTTTAGTTGCTAACGCGAAGGCGGATGCAGCTAATTTTCCTTTTTGTACTATTGAACCAAATGTGGGTGTGGTTGCTGTCCCGGATGAACGTTTGAATGTCTTAGCAAAAATTTCTGATTCTCAGCAAATTGTCCCGACTCGCATTGAATTTGTGGATATTGCAGGTTTGGTGAAAGGTGCGAGTCAGGGAGAAGGTTTGGGAAATCAATTTTTGGCTAATATTCGGGAAGTGGATGCGATCGTTCATGTGGTACGTTGTTTTGATGATGAGAATATTATCCATGTTTCCGGTTCTGTCGATCCTGGGCGAGATATTGAGGTAATAAATTTAGAACTTGCTTTGGCAGATTTGGCTCAAGTTGAGCGCCGAATTGAACGAGTACGCAAGCAAGCGCGGGCGAATAAAGATGCTCAAGTAGAATTGGAATTATTACAAAGAATTAGTGCAGCTTTAAATGAAGGTAAATCGGCGCGTCAGGTGAGTTTAACTGACGAGGAAGAGGTTACGGTTAAGCCTCTCGGTTTACTGACGAAAAAACCAATTATTTATGCAGCTAATGTTGCGGAAGACGATTTAGCAACGGGGAATGATTGGGTTGAGGAAGTTCGCCAAGTAGCTAAGCAAGAAAATGCCAAAGTTGTTGTAGTTTCGGCACAAGTGGAAGCGGAGTTAGTTGAGATTCCAGAAGAGGAAAGAGCCGATTATTTAGAATCTCTGGGTGTTGAAGAAGGTGGCTTGAAATCATTAATTGGTGCAACTTATGAGTTGTTAGGTTTGCGGACTTATTTAACCACAGGAGAAAAGGAAACTCGCGCTTGGACGATTAATGCTGGAATGAAGGCACCACAAGCAGCAGGAGTGATTCATACTGATTTTGAACGCGGTTTTATTCGTGCAGAAACGGTGGCTTATGAGGATTTGGTTGCGGCTGGTTCGATGGCTGCGGCACGAGAAAAAGGTTTACTTCGTAGTGAAGGAAAAGATTATGTTGTCCAAGAGGGTGATGTAATGTTGTTTCGATTTAATGTTTAA
- a CDS encoding phage holin family protein produces the protein MNSLVGLLIAWLVTAVALLIVSKLPTGVEIDTFNKALISAAVFGLLNALVRPILFVVTFPITLLTLGLFLIILNAIIFGLAAYFVHGFRLRWGVWSALIGSIALGIINSLIYKLIGAL, from the coding sequence ATGAATTCTCTCGTCGGTTTGCTGATTGCTTGGTTGGTTACGGCGGTGGCTTTATTAATTGTTTCTAAGCTACCTACTGGTGTGGAAATTGATACTTTTAATAAGGCTTTGATTTCCGCAGCAGTTTTTGGCTTGTTAAATGCTTTAGTGCGTCCGATTTTGTTCGTGGTAACTTTTCCAATTACGCTGTTAACATTGGGGCTTTTCTTGATTATTCTGAATGCGATTATTTTTGGTTTAGCAGCTTATTTTGTCCACGGTTTTCGCTTGCGTTGGGGTGTTTGGAGTGCTTTGATTGGTTCAATTGCGTTGGGAATTATTAATTCTTTAATCTATAAGCTAATTGGGGCTTTATAG
- a CDS encoding DUF4126 domain-containing protein, with amino-acid sequence METFLAICLGVSLSTACGFRVFVPPLVMSLAAIYGHLTLAPEFAWMGTYPALIAFAIATVVEIVAYYVPVLDHFLDAIAAPTAVVAGMLITASTLGTEVDPWVQWTVAAIAGGGAAGIVEILSNFTRIASTGTTGGLGNPIFATIELVTSTGLSILAIALPLLAGILVISLLCFAIIRLSILLSKLKQAQTSS; translated from the coding sequence ATGGAAACTTTTTTAGCAATTTGTCTCGGTGTTAGTTTAAGTACCGCTTGTGGTTTTCGGGTATTTGTACCACCACTGGTGATGAGTTTAGCCGCGATCTACGGACACTTGACATTAGCGCCAGAATTTGCTTGGATGGGAACTTATCCAGCATTGATTGCTTTTGCGATCGCCACTGTCGTCGAGATTGTCGCTTATTACGTTCCAGTGTTGGATCATTTCCTGGATGCGATCGCCGCTCCAACAGCCGTAGTAGCTGGTATGCTGATTACAGCTTCTACATTAGGGACAGAAGTAGATCCGTGGGTACAATGGACAGTAGCCGCGATCGCAGGTGGTGGTGCGGCTGGGATTGTCGAAATACTCAGTAATTTTACCCGGATTGCGTCTACGGGGACAACAGGAGGCTTAGGGAATCCAATTTTTGCCACAATTGAATTAGTCACCTCCACAGGCTTATCAATTTTGGCGATCGCCTTACCACTCTTAGCTGGTATTCTAGTAATCAGCTTACTTTGTTTTGCTATTATCCGACTTTCAATTTTACTCTCCAAACTCAAACAAGCCCAAACATCGAGTTAA
- a CDS encoding DUF3466 family protein, which translates to MSLARKLAISGLVSAIAAIAAIATINPADAVSLYSVTDLGDFRPLDINDSGQIIGISNNQNFLWENGNFTNLTNIGATAINNNGQIVGVVNGDLLLQEANGEIKTYAAPTCFDTYICPYLEAYDINDKGEIIAKSVNVPFTSDQLALNFVDANGNLTTLDYFYYPYLLAGAALNNNSQVAYTGIYRYGSNAFVWEEDTTTQLSFPDISQYIWAKDINDQGKVVGWTGYIGYSNYYGTYANATLWENPLENPNGGINLGNLGGVYSVANAINNLDQIVGTSDTSPGSELQAFLWEKGTMFNLNNLLLEDLDFDLSSAYLVNNQGQIVASSNVDGENRYYLLTPENNSKPVPEPSSILSLLAFGSLGVASSLLKHK; encoded by the coding sequence ATGTCACTCGCACGCAAGCTGGCAATTAGTGGTTTAGTTTCCGCGATCGCTGCGATCGCTGCGATCGCTACAATTAACCCAGCAGACGCAGTATCATTATATTCAGTTACAGATTTAGGCGATTTTCGCCCCTTAGATATCAATGATTCTGGTCAAATTATCGGCATTTCTAACAATCAAAATTTCCTTTGGGAAAACGGTAATTTCACCAATTTAACTAACATTGGTGCAACCGCAATTAATAATAACGGTCAAATCGTTGGCGTAGTTAATGGCGATTTGCTTCTCCAAGAAGCCAATGGAGAAATTAAAACCTATGCTGCACCTACCTGCTTCGATACATATATTTGTCCGTATTTAGAAGCCTATGATATTAACGATAAAGGTGAGATAATTGCCAAATCTGTGAATGTACCTTTTACCTCAGATCAATTAGCTCTTAATTTTGTTGATGCAAACGGAAACTTAACTACTTTAGACTATTTTTACTATCCTTATCTGTTAGCTGGTGCTGCTTTAAATAACAATAGTCAAGTAGCTTATACTGGTATTTATCGTTATGGTAGTAATGCTTTTGTTTGGGAGGAAGATACAACTACCCAACTATCTTTTCCAGATATAAGTCAATACATTTGGGCAAAAGATATCAACGACCAAGGTAAAGTAGTTGGGTGGACAGGTTACATAGGCTACAGTAATTATTATGGAACTTATGCTAACGCTACTTTATGGGAAAATCCCCTAGAAAATCCCAATGGAGGAATTAATTTAGGTAATCTCGGCGGCGTTTATAGTGTTGCCAATGCGATTAATAATTTAGACCAAATCGTAGGAACTTCCGATACTTCTCCCGGTAGTGAATTACAAGCTTTTCTCTGGGAAAAAGGAACCATGTTTAACTTGAATAACCTACTGTTAGAAGACTTAGATTTTGATTTGTCTAGTGCATATTTAGTAAATAACCAAGGACAAATTGTTGCTAGCAGTAATGTTGATGGAGAAAATCGTTACTATTTGCTGACACCAGAAAATAATTCTAAGCCAGTACCCGAACCAAGTTCGATTTTAAGTTTATTAGCTTTTGGTAGTTTAGGTGTAGCAAGTTCGTTGCTGAAGCACAAATAA
- a CDS encoding DUF2157 domain-containing protein, whose translation MVTEKFRYQLRQEAQLWRSQNLIDSELYEHLATRYQFAELDTAAKNRFVMVLIGLGSVLLGLAAITFVAANWQVWNREVKVLLLMSLFVLVNGAGFYLWRSRRDRWQTRLGQGLLLLGSLILGANMGLMSQMFHQSGSVYQLYLVWGLAVLVMAASLQLTLLGMVAVILTGIGYWLGVPDLFRPGQISIYELALHHMPLLASLLFIPLAYWCRSRWIFGLAAVLVTASLEMNLIWQMNEFSDVTFMRGIIAAIATATPGALLWAYRDSFWLFHPAESPNFGSISRGLAVFFLGLLFYVFSFHFFWNYSPQFFFLEGKITSLDLLTLVDAFILAGLAIFAWVRLGHENHSRFGWQIDLSSTVIAAMILVSSALIYYQVTSGELGAIATFIFNVFFFLIAAGSIREALTEAQRKGFWFGIVLLVLQIFTRMFEYNTELVFKAIVLFLCGIGIIVAGLWFERYLRNLPPSATVTNES comes from the coding sequence ATGGTTACGGAAAAGTTTCGCTATCAGTTGCGTCAGGAAGCGCAATTGTGGCGATCGCAAAATTTAATCGATTCCGAGTTATACGAACATTTAGCTACTCGCTATCAATTTGCCGAGCTCGATACAGCCGCCAAAAATCGCTTTGTCATGGTATTAATCGGCTTGGGAAGTGTTCTTCTCGGCTTGGCTGCAATTACTTTTGTCGCCGCTAATTGGCAAGTTTGGAATCGAGAAGTTAAAGTTTTGTTACTGATGAGTTTGTTTGTCCTCGTCAATGGGGCAGGTTTTTATCTTTGGCGTAGTCGCCGCGATCGCTGGCAAACTCGTCTCGGACAAGGTTTACTATTATTGGGATCGCTAATTTTGGGCGCCAATATGGGGCTAATGTCCCAAATGTTTCACCAAAGTGGGTCAGTTTATCAACTGTACCTGGTGTGGGGATTAGCAGTGTTAGTAATGGCTGCTAGTTTACAGTTGACTTTGTTAGGAATGGTGGCGGTAATTCTCACTGGAATTGGCTATTGGTTAGGAGTACCAGATCTATTTCGTCCCGGACAAATTAGTATCTATGAGTTAGCTTTGCATCATATGCCTTTATTGGCAAGTTTGCTATTTATTCCCTTAGCTTATTGGTGTCGATCGCGCTGGATTTTTGGGTTAGCCGCAGTTTTGGTAACTGCTTCCCTAGAAATGAATTTAATCTGGCAAATGAATGAATTTAGCGATGTTACTTTTATGCGGGGAATAATTGCCGCGATCGCTACTGCCACACCTGGTGCTTTATTATGGGCTTATCGAGATTCTTTCTGGCTTTTTCATCCTGCTGAATCTCCTAATTTCGGTTCGATTTCTCGCGGTTTAGCTGTTTTCTTCCTCGGCTTACTCTTCTATGTCTTTTCTTTCCACTTTTTCTGGAACTATAGCCCCCAATTCTTCTTCCTCGAAGGCAAAATTACTTCGTTAGATTTGCTAACCTTGGTCGATGCTTTTATTTTGGCAGGTTTAGCTATTTTTGCTTGGGTACGACTGGGACACGAAAATCATAGTCGTTTTGGTTGGCAAATTGACCTTTCCAGCACCGTTATTGCGGCAATGATTTTAGTAAGTTCAGCGTTAATTTACTACCAAGTAACTAGCGGTGAGTTAGGCGCGATCGCAACTTTTATTTTCAATGTTTTCTTCTTCCTTATCGCCGCAGGTTCAATTCGTGAAGCCTTAACTGAAGCTCAACGTAAGGGATTTTGGTTTGGGATTGTTTTGCTAGTCTTGCAAATTTTTACCCGAATGTTTGAGTACAATACCGAATTAGTTTTTAAAGCAATTGTTCTCTTTCTCTGCGGAATCGGAATTATCGTCGCTGGACTTTGGTTCGAGCGTTATTTACGCAATTTACCCCCTAGTGCAACAGTTACAAACGAATCATGA
- a CDS encoding GDYXXLXY domain-containing protein: MNNTQSPTNSHPNWRFLVPLACQALLILAIPARAVYTSVTGETVVLQTVPVDPYDFLRGYYQTLRYDISRQENLDKLPGWDELPIQRNGDYTYLEEGTRFYVIMEAPENSTATVNQPPPWKPVAVSLNHPDNLPENQIALEGEYRYGWIDYGLERYYMPEDRREEINADIRQVNLKPGEQRAFVVEVKVDRFGDSVPVSLWVESRNYRF, encoded by the coding sequence ATGAATAACACCCAATCACCAACAAATTCTCACCCAAATTGGCGCTTTTTAGTCCCCCTAGCTTGCCAAGCTTTACTAATTTTAGCCATACCTGCACGAGCAGTTTACACGAGTGTTACTGGGGAAACTGTCGTTTTACAAACTGTACCCGTCGATCCTTACGATTTCCTGCGAGGTTATTACCAAACTCTTCGATATGATATTTCTCGTCAGGAGAATTTAGATAAACTTCCTGGTTGGGATGAGTTACCAATTCAACGTAACGGTGATTATACTTATCTCGAAGAAGGAACTCGCTTTTATGTCATCATGGAAGCACCGGAAAACTCAACCGCAACTGTTAATCAACCTCCTCCTTGGAAACCCGTTGCAGTTAGTTTAAATCATCCCGATAATTTACCTGAGAATCAAATCGCTCTCGAAGGAGAATATCGCTATGGTTGGATTGACTACGGACTAGAAAGATATTATATGCCTGAAGACCGACGAGAGGAAATTAATGCTGATATTCGGCAAGTTAATCTAAAACCAGGCGAACAAAGAGCTTTTGTGGTAGAAGTCAAAGTGGATCGTTTTGGCGATTCTGTACCCGTTAGTCTTTGGGTTGAATCTCGTAACTACCGCTTCTGA
- a CDS encoding peptidoglycan-binding protein, with product MELTLKVIRDTVFKQQPIDSTQIEDPNDKYEIDAGAELVLHSWANLAEEEGHLRVAFLENTFNGRNTWYAYIGHVEIWQDDTKIFPDPPPPPPPPVSILVKDVKACTTSVVKKLDRQIIEEMNQIIPNALVNFEDLNVLNGPAVWALLQPPAKAALQRAIQDRGLPMTINSAYRTIAQQLILYNHYRNRRCGIPVAAYPSRSNHQSGLAIDIQDYWSWRPYLERRGWRWLGPHDPVHFDYVGGGTRDIRSLAVLAFQRVWNKYNINNRIAEDGDYGPITNSKLNYSPIEGFGTSIRPDNGGDIPYRILRLSDPFMQGPDVSIVQKALADAGFNLIVDGLYGPGTQTAVKQFQSRKGLEVDGIVGPATRAQLGLSGNKQVGQSSFVSVDLISQTQEISPIQEQNFES from the coding sequence ATGGAATTAACCCTCAAAGTTATTCGAGATACTGTTTTCAAACAGCAACCAATAGACAGCACCCAGATCGAAGATCCCAACGACAAATATGAAATCGATGCCGGAGCAGAGCTAGTTCTGCATAGTTGGGCAAATCTCGCCGAAGAAGAAGGACACCTCCGGGTTGCCTTCCTCGAAAATACTTTTAACGGGAGAAATACCTGGTACGCTTATATCGGTCACGTAGAAATTTGGCAAGACGACACCAAAATCTTTCCCGACCCACCACCACCGCCACCACCGCCCGTCTCAATCTTAGTCAAAGACGTAAAAGCTTGTACCACGTCCGTAGTCAAAAAATTAGACAGGCAAATCATCGAAGAGATGAATCAAATTATCCCCAACGCCCTCGTCAATTTTGAAGACTTAAACGTCCTCAACGGACCTGCGGTTTGGGCGCTACTGCAACCACCAGCTAAAGCCGCATTACAAAGGGCGATTCAAGACCGAGGTTTGCCGATGACAATCAACTCAGCTTATCGAACGATCGCTCAACAATTAATTCTCTACAACCATTATCGCAACCGTCGGTGTGGCATACCCGTTGCAGCTTATCCTTCCCGAAGCAACCACCAAAGCGGTTTAGCCATTGATATCCAAGATTACTGGAGTTGGCGACCTTATCTGGAAAGACGCGGTTGGCGATGGCTAGGTCCTCACGATCCAGTACACTTTGACTATGTAGGTGGAGGAACTCGCGATATTCGTTCTCTAGCGGTGTTAGCTTTCCAGAGAGTTTGGAACAAATACAACATCAACAATCGCATCGCTGAAGATGGCGATTACGGTCCGATCACCAATAGCAAACTAAACTATAGTCCCATTGAAGGTTTTGGTACTTCCATTCGTCCCGACAACGGAGGAGACATACCTTACCGAATCTTGCGTCTCAGCGATCCCTTTATGCAAGGTCCCGACGTGAGTATCGTCCAAAAAGCGTTAGCAGATGCCGGATTTAACCTGATTGTCGATGGACTTTATGGACCAGGTACTCAAACAGCAGTCAAGCAATTCCAAAGTCGAAAAGGTTTGGAAGTTGACGGTATTGTTGGACCTGCAACTCGCGCCCAACTGGGATTATCCGGGAATAAACAAGTCGGACAAAGTTCTTTTGTCTCGGTCGATCTAATCAGTCAAACACAGGAAATAAGCCCGATTCAGGAGCAAAATTTTGAATCATAA